The Pempheris klunzingeri isolate RE-2024b chromosome 1, fPemKlu1.hap1, whole genome shotgun sequence genome includes a region encoding these proteins:
- the foxf1 gene encoding forkhead box protein F1 has product MTAEVQQPPAQTPAQSSPMSAPEKPHGQTAVMETASSTTKTKKTNAGIRRPEKPPYSYIALIVMAIQSSPTKRLTLSEIYQFLQSRFPFFRGSYQGWKNSVRHNLSLNECFIKLPKGLGRPGKGHYWTIDPASEFMFEEGSFRRRPRGFRRKCQALKPMYSMMNGLGFNHIPESYNFQGSGGGLSCPPNSLSLDSGIGMMNGHLAGNMEGMGLSGHTMSHLSTNGGHSYMGSCTGSTGSDYPHHDNSASPLLTNGGVMEPHPVYSSSASAWAPAPSASLNNGASYIKQQPLSPCNPGANPLQPSLPTHSLDQPYLHQNGHSTTDLQGIPRYHSQSPSMCDRKEFVFSFNAMTSSAMHSPSSGSYYHHQQVSYQDIKPCVM; this is encoded by the exons ATGACGGCAGAGGTCCAGCAGCCCCCAGCGCAGACTCCTGCCCAGAGCAGCCCCATGTCTGCTCCGGAGAAGCCGCACGGACAGACGGCAGTGATGGAAACCGCCTCCTCCACTACGAAAACCAAAAAGACAAACGCAGGGATCCGCAGACCAGAGAAACCGCCATATTCATACATAGCTTTAATAGTCATGGCTATCCAGAGCTCTCCCACCAAGCGCCTGACGCTCAGTGAAATATACCAGTTCCTGCAGAGCCGCTTCCCGTTTTTCAGGGGCTCATACCAGGGATGGAAGAACTCCGTGCGTCACAACTTGTCCCTGAACGAGTGCTTCATCAAGCTGCCCAAGGGCCTCGGCCGGCCAGGGAAGGGCCACTACTGGACTATCGATCCGGCCAGTGAGTTTATGTTCGAGGAAGGCTCCTTCAGAAGGAGACCCAGGGGTTTTAGGCGCAAGTGCCAGGCGCTGAAGCCCATGTACAGCATGATGAACGGCCTGGGATTCAACCACATCCCCGAGTCCTACAACTTCCAGGGGAGCGGCGGGGGCCTATCCTGTCCGCCCAACAGCTTGTCTCTGGACAGTGGGATTGGGATGATGAATGGACACTTGGCAGGTAACATGGAGGGGATGGGTCTGTCCGGGCACACCATGTCACATTTGTCGACCAACGGGGGACATTCCTACATGGGAAGTTGTACAGGATCCACTGGGAGTGATTATCCCCACCACGACAATTCCGCATCCCCTCTGCTCACCAACGGAGGGGTCATGGAGCCTCACCCCGTCTACTCGAGCTCAGCCTCGGCCTGGGCTCCGGCCCCCTCGGCCTCGCTGAATAACGGGGCCTCCTACATAAAGCAGCAGCCTCTGTCTCCTTGTAATCCAGGGGCCAACCCGCTGCAGCCAAGCTTGCCCACACACTCACTAGACCAACCTTACCTGCACCAGAACGGGCACAGCACTACAGATTTACAAG GTATTCCTCGGTACCATTCCCAGTCTCCAAGCATGTGTGACCGAAAGGAGTTCGTCTTCTCGTTCAACGCCATGACATCCTCGGCGATGCACTCACCGAGCAGCGGCTCCTACtaccaccaccagcaggtctCCTACCAGGACATCAAGCCCTGCGTCATGTGA